In one window of Pseudochaenichthys georgianus chromosome 5, fPseGeo1.2, whole genome shotgun sequence DNA:
- the ecm2 gene encoding extracellular matrix protein 2 yields MRWWLVAAFLWLLVILTLSEGQATKKPRNVDRRAKKKWDGHGLGRARSGPSKPQKIRLLPGPTVPEEPGVQQGNIVFLDSYKNLQEQHSSYNVIPGKQGQCVFQGLTMFDQAAWSPKPCVTCLCTGGWVLCDEITCPIVHCHFPFTPAGECCPVCMESVPNDPEDHVTPLTQEEIQKIIWREEEEHREEEKRLKKKDEARKMRRKQRKGQAEKQRKIVEEKRREEEEALRLQVEREEAEWRRLLEEEDRRRQEKRRQDEEDRKQKEAAEREAREAERNLEEERRWQEERLREELLAFDQGEEEELHEEVEEEVWLRGDVFVMPDKEAEEEPYLLPAPIPRPPAATEDELEEAEEEGEEQEVLVNRADLPPGCDISDVTLTCDNAKLTYFPPLSIPELKSLSLEGNNIPSIPAEAFNGIPNLEWINLKTNKLTSDSIDPKAFKGLKMLRRLYLDGNLLESVPANLPPTLQELKISENKLRGIQENSLEDLSSLVTLELEGNLLSEGNVNPLAFAPLIQLSYLRLGRNHFRTVPQGLPKSLLELYLENNLIEEISETVFNQTQNLNVVSLRHNRLDETKIAPLAWFSHRNLESIDLSHNDFYLVPSYLPRCLVHLVLLGNKIERIPGYVFAHMDPGLEYLYLSYNRLDGEAIEPESFFGSYHSMVELCLDHNQLMSVPSGINEMTNLHFLRLNNNNIRSIPDEGICDPNHSGDSTMVALRLEYNFIEPQRLSPTAFSCVRSSSSVVLKPQKTK; encoded by the exons ATGAGGTGGTGGCTGGTGGCGGCCTTCTTGTGGCTGCTTGTGATCCTTACCCTCTCAGAAGGACAAGCCACGAAAAAACCTCGTAATGTGGACCGCCGGGCAAAGAAGAAGTGGGACGGACACG GTCTTGGGCGGGCCAGATCGGGCCCCTCTAAACCACAGAAGATCAGACTGCTTCCTGGTCCTACTGTCCCAGAGGAGCCTGGAGTACAACAAGGAAACATAGTATTCCTGGACTCCTACAAGAACCTACAGGAACAGCACTCCAGCTACAACGTTATCCCAG GTAAGCAGGGCCAGTGTGTGTTTCAGGGTCTGACCATGTTCGACCAGGCCGCCTGGTCTCCAAAGCCCTGTGTCACATGTCTGTGTACCGGAGGCTGGGTGCTTTGTGACGAGATCACCTGTCCCATAGTTCACTGCCACTTCCCCTTCACCCCCGCCGGGGAGTGCTGCCCCGTCTGCATGGAGTCAG TTCCCAACGACCCAGAGGACCATGTGACTCCGCTGACCCAGGAGGAGATTCAGAAAATCATCTGGCGGGAAGAAGAGGAGCACCGAGAGGAAGAGAAGCGCCTGAAGAAGAAGGATGAGGCGAGGAAGATGAGGCGAAAGCAGAGGAAGGGGCAGGCGGAGAAGCAAAGGAAGATAgtggaggagaagaggagggaagaggaggaggcgctgaggctgcaggtggagagagaAGAGGCGGAGTGGAGGAGGCTGTTGGAGGAGGAGGATAGGAGGAGGCAGGAGAAGAGGAGACAGGATGAAGAGGACAGGAAGCAGAAGGAGGCAGCAGAGAGAGAAGCTAGGGAGGCAGAAAGGAACCTAGAGGAGGAAAGGAGGTGGCAGGAGGAGAGGCTGAGGGAGGAACTACTGGCTTTTGATcagggggaggaagaggagctgcATGAGGAGGTAGAGGAGGAGGTGTGGCTGAGAGGAGATGTGTTTGTGATGCCCGATAAAGAAGCCGAAGAAGAACCATACCTCCTCCCTGCTCCGATCCCAAGACCTCCTGCTGCGACAGAGGATGAGCTGGAGGAGGCAGAAGAGGAAGGGGAGGAGCAGGAGGTGTTGGTGAACAGAGCAGACCTCCCCCCAGGCTGCGACATCTCTGACGTCACGCTGACGTGTGACAACGCCAAACTCACCTACTTCCCCCCTCTGTCTATCCCTGAGCTCAAGTCTCTCAGTCTGGAGG GCAACAACATCCCCAGCATCCCAGCAGAAGCCTTCAACGGCATCCCCAACCTGGAATGGATCAACCTGAAGACAAACAAACTCACCTCTGACAGCATTGATCCCAAAGCCTTTAAA gGTCTAAAGATGCTAAGGCGTCTGTACTTGGACGGTAACCTCCTAGAATCCGTGCCCGCTAATCTCCCCCCCACCCTGCAGGAGCTGAAGATCAGTGAGAACAAACTCAGAGGAATCCAAGAAAACAGCTTGGAGG ATCTGAGCAGCCTGGTGACTCTGGAGTTGGAGGGAAATCTGCTGAGTGAGGGGAATGTGAATCCTCTAGCCTTCGCTCCTCTCATCCAGCTCTCCTACCTCCGGCTGGGCAGAAATCACTTCCGCACCGTACCACAAGGCCTCCCCAAATCACTGCTG GAGCTTTACTTGGAGAACAACCTGATCGAGGAAATATCAGAGACAGTTTTCAATCAGACTCAAAATCTGAACGTGGTTTCTCTGAGACACAACAGGCTGGATGAGACCAAGATTGCCCCGCTGGCCTGGTTCAGCCACAG aaATCTGGAGTCCATTGACCTTTCTCATAATGACTTCTACCTGGTTCCATCATACCTGCCCAGATGTCTGGTCCACTTAGTGCTGTTGGGAAATAAGATTGAGAGGATACCTG GTTACGTGTTCGCCCACATGGACCCGGGTTTAGAGTACCTCTACCTCTCGTACAACAGACTAGACGGGGAAGCGATCGAGCCAGAGTCATTCTTCGGCTCGTACCACTCCATGGTGGAACTGTGTCTGGATCACAACCAGCTGATGTCTGTCCCGTCTGGCATCAACGAAATGACCAACTTACATTTCCTCCgtctcaacaacaacaacatcag